Proteins co-encoded in one Methylobacterium sp. WL1 genomic window:
- a CDS encoding rhamnan synthesis F family protein, with product MFDAAWYRATQVPGLRSDQVARHYLQEGAARGLSPSPLFDGPWYLATNPDVAVAGLNPLLHYLDSGRAEGRPICPVADLEAVARIAASELFDAAWYRVTQAPGVAPDQAARHYLQEGGARGLSPGPLFDGPWYLRNNPDVAAAGLNPLLHYLDSGSAEGRLTCPVADPEAFARIAGSNLFDAEWYSATQAPGVVPGHAARHYLQEGAARGLSPGPLFDGPWYLKTNTDVADAGQNPLLHYLNDGRTEGRPICPFADPEALARVEGSDLFDADWYRAIHVPDLSPSLAARHYLREGAASGMNPGPLFDGEWYLGNNADVAEAGANPFLHYLVSGRTEGRPIRLAVARDAGANRIETRPIVLRESTPARIVVVVHAFYVDVFEELLPHLVRGIPRFDLLVSTDQPDKKAALEAAAVRTGLAGRCRVELVENRGRNFGPLVTVFAPDILRYDYVLHVHTKKSLFSGAEQTRWRDEIYRALFANGACARLAVALLDEDPRIGLFFPETSKHIVYWAHTWLANIGAGYGLLDRLGLRYDGFDEYLDYPVGGMFWARVDALRPLLTAGLTPQDFPEEHGQTDGTLAHAIERVVPIVCRSQGYDAVCFDYESGLARTNSSARNWHQYSARTQDQALQALRDADLVSFDLFDTLVSRPARRPDAVLKLVEHRISSEAGRPIPLFAERRAAENRVRARKYHQSDVNLSEIYAELAASGPIPGDVVARAHALEKRIDLAALRPRTEVIAILEAAHALGKRIVLMTDTYYEEADIRAILNGAGIADRFAALYVSNAVGARKDRGDLWRHVEEAEAVPRARWLHVGDNEHSDIQAACDRRIPYLHVAHPAKILAQSGFVRDEGDLARTWPADLVVGHAMLKLGRNPFLGRAAAPYLSLGSSREIGYAVFGPLMLVFMSWLIRHEGLARVERLYFLAREGDVLVRIYRLIRERYGWDHLPEGRYFHVSRQTAIAAALAKAFRPDLVTAAGRYVGSVQGLLWNRAGFTAPAHRELDRIAVRLPGDVEAVERIMIDLEPEIAAHAADMHRRLLAYARQEGLDPDVACGVVDVGYSATIQRMMQTALGRPLTGFYLAALDKANAVAAEGGSAFGCLCENVATLTASMPALNHSLSVEAFLTAAHGQVIGYDTAGDRIEPLFKADPRTPEEHAILAELHAGAEQYLIETLDLYGPELLRAEIPLMAPQELLRMLMEGQIATPSEPIRKLGVEDDFCGFPLHKVYAAV from the coding sequence CCGGCGTGGCACCGGACCAAGCCGCGCGGCACTACCTGCAGGAGGGTGGCGCGCGGGGCCTGAGCCCCGGTCCGCTGTTCGATGGGCCGTGGTACCTCCGGAACAACCCCGATGTCGCCGCCGCGGGCTTGAACCCCTTGCTGCACTACCTCGATAGCGGAAGTGCGGAAGGTCGGTTGACCTGCCCGGTCGCCGACCCGGAAGCGTTTGCGCGGATCGCGGGCTCGAATCTGTTCGACGCGGAGTGGTACAGCGCGACGCAGGCCCCCGGCGTGGTGCCGGGCCACGCCGCACGGCACTACCTGCAAGAGGGCGCCGCGCGGGGCTTGAGCCCCGGCCCCCTGTTTGACGGGCCATGGTACCTCAAGACCAACACCGACGTGGCGGACGCGGGCCAGAACCCCCTCCTCCACTACCTGAACGATGGGCGCACCGAGGGCCGGCCGATCTGTCCGTTTGCCGATCCGGAGGCGCTGGCGCGGGTCGAGGGCTCCGACCTGTTCGACGCCGATTGGTACCGGGCGATCCACGTGCCTGACCTCTCGCCGAGCCTAGCCGCACGCCATTACCTCCGAGAGGGCGCAGCTAGCGGGATGAACCCCGGCCCGCTGTTCGACGGTGAGTGGTATCTCGGCAACAACGCCGATGTCGCCGAAGCCGGCGCGAACCCGTTCCTGCACTACCTGGTCAGCGGACGCACGGAGGGACGGCCCATCCGCCTCGCCGTCGCTCGCGATGCGGGCGCAAACCGGATCGAGACCCGACCCATCGTCCTGCGCGAGAGCACGCCGGCGCGCATCGTCGTCGTCGTCCACGCCTTCTACGTCGACGTGTTCGAGGAACTCCTGCCCCACCTCGTGCGGGGAATTCCCCGGTTCGACCTGCTGGTCTCGACCGACCAGCCCGACAAGAAGGCGGCGCTCGAGGCGGCGGCGGTGCGCACCGGGCTCGCCGGCCGCTGCCGCGTGGAGCTGGTGGAGAATCGCGGGCGCAATTTCGGGCCGCTCGTCACCGTGTTCGCGCCCGACATCCTGCGCTACGATTATGTGCTCCACGTCCACACCAAGAAGTCGCTGTTCAGCGGCGCCGAGCAGACGCGCTGGCGCGACGAGATCTATCGCGCGCTGTTCGCGAACGGAGCCTGCGCCCGCCTCGCCGTGGCCCTCTTGGACGAGGATCCCCGGATCGGCCTGTTCTTCCCGGAGACCAGCAAGCACATCGTCTATTGGGCGCATACCTGGCTCGCCAATATCGGCGCGGGCTATGGGCTGCTCGACCGCCTTGGCCTGCGCTACGACGGGTTCGACGAGTATCTCGACTATCCGGTGGGCGGCATGTTCTGGGCGCGGGTCGACGCCCTGCGCCCGCTCCTGACCGCCGGATTGACCCCGCAGGATTTCCCTGAGGAGCACGGCCAGACCGACGGGACGCTCGCCCATGCCATCGAGCGGGTGGTCCCCATCGTGTGCCGATCCCAGGGCTACGATGCCGTCTGCTTCGATTACGAAAGCGGGCTCGCCCGCACCAACAGCAGCGCGCGCAACTGGCATCAGTACAGCGCCCGCACTCAGGACCAGGCGCTTCAGGCGCTGCGCGATGCCGACCTCGTCTCGTTCGACTTGTTCGACACCCTCGTGAGCCGCCCGGCCCGGCGCCCGGATGCGGTGCTCAAGCTCGTCGAGCATCGGATTTCGTCGGAGGCGGGCCGGCCGATCCCGCTGTTCGCGGAGCGCCGCGCTGCCGAGAACCGGGTGCGCGCCCGCAAGTATCATCAGAGCGACGTCAACCTGTCGGAGATCTACGCGGAGCTTGCCGCCTCGGGGCCGATCCCGGGCGACGTGGTCGCGCGGGCGCACGCCCTCGAGAAGCGGATCGACCTCGCCGCCCTGCGCCCGCGCACGGAGGTCATCGCGATCCTCGAAGCGGCGCACGCGCTCGGCAAACGGATCGTCCTGATGACGGACACCTATTACGAGGAGGCCGACATCCGCGCGATCCTCAACGGTGCCGGAATCGCCGACCGTTTCGCCGCCCTCTACGTGTCCAACGCGGTGGGCGCGCGCAAGGACCGGGGCGACCTGTGGCGCCACGTCGAAGAGGCCGAGGCGGTGCCGCGCGCCCGCTGGCTGCATGTCGGCGACAACGAGCACTCGGATATCCAGGCGGCCTGCGACCGCCGCATCCCCTACCTGCACGTCGCCCATCCGGCCAAGATCCTCGCCCAGAGCGGCTTCGTGCGGGACGAGGGCGATCTGGCGCGGACGTGGCCGGCCGATCTGGTCGTCGGCCACGCCATGCTCAAGCTGGGCCGAAATCCGTTTCTCGGTCGAGCCGCCGCCCCCTACCTGTCCCTCGGCTCGAGCCGTGAGATCGGGTACGCCGTGTTCGGACCGCTGATGCTGGTCTTCATGTCCTGGCTGATCCGCCACGAAGGCTTGGCCCGGGTCGAGCGGCTGTACTTCCTGGCGCGCGAAGGCGACGTCCTCGTCAGGATCTACCGGCTCATCCGGGAGCGCTACGGCTGGGACCACCTGCCCGAGGGGCGCTACTTCCACGTCTCCCGGCAGACGGCGATCGCCGCCGCCCTCGCCAAGGCGTTCCGCCCGGACCTGGTGACGGCGGCCGGACGCTACGTGGGCTCCGTGCAGGGGCTCCTGTGGAACAGGGCCGGGTTCACGGCCCCGGCGCATCGCGAGCTCGACCGCATCGCGGTGCGGCTTCCGGGCGATGTCGAGGCCGTCGAGCGGATCATGATCGACCTCGAGCCGGAGATTGCGGCGCATGCCGCGGACATGCACCGGCGCCTCCTGGCCTACGCTCGGCAGGAGGGGTTGGACCCGGATGTCGCCTGCGGCGTCGTCGATGTCGGATACTCGGCCACGATCCAGCGGATGATGCAGACGGCGCTCGGCCGGCCGTTGACCGGGTTCTACCTGGCGGCCCTGGACAAGGCGAACGCCGTCGCGGCGGAGGGCGGGTCCGCCTTCGGGTGCCTGTGCGAGAACGTCGCGACCTTGACCGCGTCGATGCCCGCGCTGAACCACTCCCTCTCCGTCGAAGCCTTCCTGACCGCAGCTCATGGACAGGTGATCGGCTATGACACGGCGGGCGATCGGATCGAGCCGCTGTTCAAGGCGGATCCGCGGACGCCGGAGGAGCACGCCATCTTGGCCGAGCTGCATGCCGGCGCCGAGCAGTACCTGATCGAGACCCTCGACCTCTACGGGCCGGAGCTGCTGCGAGCCGAGATCCCCCTGATGGCACCGCAGGAACTCTTGCGCATGCTGATGGAAGGCCAGATCGCGACGCCCTCGGAACCGATCAGGAAGCTCGGCGTCGAGGACGATTTCTGCGGCTTCCCGCTCCACAAGGTCTACGCGGCGGTGTAG
- a CDS encoding glycosyltransferase family 61 protein, which produces MRPTATFIDLIRSIDSGNATTKLETLAALLSAEPPSAARTAATVRHLEALGFRLEGGARFGDAARTYELAASIDLRDPQRWRMIAATARLRDFVEHERWDDAAAFIAEIRSRGETEAALREAARTLLQVGWDHECRGRAEPAVQCYRLAFALNSGDAGLSTGDGHSLSAKIRNLRILQMNALAEAGHYEEAAALHESTRAIAGFRPIGIYDIVSARQAAEAGHGRYRELLTGRTIAEPEVKFLGGSIALTSRAGSLNAPPQYVALFKDCLTFPRSNVVLHGPRLIYDLAAHPLSGLADIKDGVNPGQIMLAVWGPGRALVEAPAEIQEIDAGLMLFGFQSRQYGHWLLEFAPRMLWFNDPTCPAGLPLCIDDQMPDSHRQIIALMDERDRPVQVLPPVATRFRELGLAPVPTFYPFDTRPGLPTYDAIWPNDVLAAMRGKILERLAANGGDLRRTGRRILLSRRGFTQRRLVNEAEIADALQPHGFEVIQPEHYTFAEQVEIYHAADIVVGSASSALINCLFCRPGAKVIALTHDNPAFYFRGFTSLIESSGAKLLFVRGHAVQTEGLHPMHADYAASPAAILQALAAF; this is translated from the coding sequence ATGCGGCCGACGGCGACCTTCATCGACCTGATCCGGTCGATCGACAGCGGCAATGCCACGACCAAGCTCGAGACGCTGGCCGCCCTGCTCAGCGCGGAGCCGCCCTCAGCGGCGCGCACGGCCGCGACCGTGCGGCACCTTGAGGCCCTTGGATTCCGGCTCGAAGGCGGCGCGCGGTTCGGGGACGCGGCGCGCACCTACGAGCTCGCCGCCTCGATCGACCTGCGGGACCCTCAACGCTGGCGCATGATCGCCGCGACGGCGCGCCTGCGCGACTTCGTCGAGCACGAACGCTGGGACGACGCGGCGGCGTTCATCGCCGAGATCAGGAGCCGCGGAGAGACGGAGGCGGCCCTGCGCGAGGCCGCCAGGACGCTGCTGCAGGTCGGTTGGGATCACGAGTGCCGCGGCCGAGCCGAACCCGCCGTCCAGTGCTACCGCCTGGCTTTCGCGCTCAACAGCGGCGATGCCGGCCTCTCGACCGGGGACGGTCACAGCCTCAGCGCCAAGATCCGGAACCTGCGCATCCTGCAGATGAACGCCTTGGCGGAGGCGGGCCACTACGAAGAGGCCGCGGCTTTGCACGAGAGCACGCGGGCGATCGCCGGTTTCCGCCCCATCGGCATCTACGACATCGTCTCGGCGCGACAGGCCGCCGAGGCCGGGCACGGGCGATATCGCGAGCTGCTAACTGGCCGCACCATCGCCGAGCCCGAGGTGAAATTCCTCGGGGGCTCGATCGCGCTGACCTCCCGGGCGGGATCGCTCAATGCCCCCCCGCAATACGTCGCGCTGTTCAAGGACTGCTTGACCTTCCCGCGTAGCAACGTTGTTCTGCACGGACCGCGCCTGATCTACGATCTGGCGGCCCATCCGCTCAGCGGCCTCGCCGACATCAAGGACGGGGTCAATCCCGGCCAGATCATGCTGGCCGTCTGGGGGCCCGGGCGCGCTCTGGTCGAGGCGCCCGCCGAGATCCAGGAGATCGACGCCGGCCTGATGCTGTTCGGCTTCCAGAGCCGGCAATACGGACACTGGCTGCTCGAATTCGCGCCCCGGATGCTGTGGTTCAACGATCCCACCTGCCCGGCGGGCCTGCCGCTCTGCATCGACGACCAGATGCCGGACTCCCACCGGCAGATCATCGCGTTGATGGACGAGCGCGACCGCCCGGTGCAGGTCCTGCCGCCGGTGGCGACCCGCTTTCGGGAACTGGGCCTCGCCCCGGTGCCGACCTTCTATCCCTTCGACACGCGGCCGGGCCTGCCGACCTACGACGCGATCTGGCCGAATGACGTGCTAGCCGCCATGCGGGGCAAGATCCTTGAGCGGCTCGCCGCGAACGGCGGCGACCTGCGGCGGACGGGGCGGCGGATCCTCCTGTCCCGGCGCGGTTTCACACAGCGTCGGTTGGTCAACGAAGCGGAGATCGCGGACGCCCTGCAGCCTCACGGCTTCGAAGTCATCCAGCCCGAACATTACACCTTCGCCGAGCAGGTCGAGATCTATCACGCGGCCGACATCGTCGTCGGGTCGGCGAGTTCCGCCCTGATCAATTGCCTGTTCTGCCGCCCCGGCGCGAAGGTCATCGCCCTGACCCACGACAACCCGGCCTTCTATTTCCGGGGCTTCACCAGCCTGATCGAGTCGAGTGGGGCGAAACTCCTGTTCGTCCGCGGCCACGCCGTGCAGACGGAGGGGCTTCACCCGATGCACGCGGATTACGCGGCCTCGCCCGCGGCGATCCTGCAAGCGCTCGCCGCATTCTGA
- a CDS encoding glycosyltransferase family 61 protein, whose amino-acid sequence MQDDFRQTLSQANRANGTAALDTIECALASVAEGRAETAAQHLATLGFRFQGEDSFDLAARAYGLAARTSRSHAAHYNLAAIRTGIVACCRRQAFDGVESLLEELRQAKAAAGDRGPNDPSLVQIAWDYELAGEAESAVRCYLLARIARDILGGPALTIDGDTLERKIRNLRSLQMTTLAEEGRHEEAQALHERTRTTLGLGPVRIYDIVSARQAAAAGEGDYRELIGPRRIAEPEIRFLAGPVALTSTCGTLDAPPQYVARFKDCLTFPRSNIVLQGNRLIYDLAAHPDSGVADIKDGKNSDQIMTAVYGAGRALVEEPAEAQTLDAGLMMFGLQSKNYGHWLLEFVPRMLCFNDPACPAGFPICIDDHMPETHRQIVELLDERNRPILPLPARAVRFEELGVAPVPTFFPFDARPGLPVYDAVWPKDVLGGMRRAVLDKLAARGVDVRSTGRRIFLSRKGFTQRQLVNETEIAGALARHGFEVVYPEKLSFVEQIALYHAADVIVGSASSALTNCIFCNDNARVVALIHENRSFNFRGYTSMIESSGAKVLFIRGTTVAGENAHPFHANYTVTPGQVLRGLESVGVGP is encoded by the coding sequence ATGCAGGACGACTTTCGCCAGACCCTGTCGCAGGCCAATCGCGCGAACGGGACCGCCGCCCTCGACACGATCGAATGCGCCCTCGCCTCCGTAGCGGAAGGCCGGGCCGAGACCGCCGCGCAGCACCTCGCGACCCTAGGCTTCCGGTTCCAGGGTGAGGACAGCTTCGATCTGGCCGCCCGCGCCTACGGGCTGGCGGCCCGGACCTCGCGGTCCCACGCTGCTCATTACAATCTGGCCGCCATCCGGACGGGCATCGTCGCTTGCTGCCGCCGGCAGGCCTTCGACGGCGTGGAGAGCCTCCTGGAGGAGCTGCGCCAAGCCAAGGCCGCAGCAGGGGACCGTGGGCCGAACGATCCGTCGCTGGTCCAGATCGCCTGGGATTACGAGCTCGCCGGGGAAGCCGAGAGCGCGGTGCGCTGCTACCTGCTGGCGCGGATCGCGCGGGACATCCTGGGCGGCCCTGCGCTCACGATCGACGGCGACACGCTGGAGCGCAAGATCCGAAACCTGCGCAGCCTGCAGATGACCACGCTGGCCGAAGAGGGGCGGCACGAGGAGGCGCAGGCGCTGCACGAACGCACGCGCACGACCCTCGGGCTCGGGCCGGTGCGGATCTACGACATCGTCTCCGCCCGCCAAGCCGCCGCCGCGGGGGAGGGCGACTATCGCGAGCTTATCGGCCCCCGCCGGATCGCGGAGCCGGAGATCCGCTTCCTCGCAGGCCCAGTGGCGCTGACCTCGACCTGCGGCACCCTGGACGCCCCGCCGCAATACGTCGCCCGGTTCAAGGACTGCCTGACCTTCCCGCGCAGCAACATCGTGCTCCAGGGCAATCGCCTGATCTACGACCTCGCCGCGCACCCGGACAGCGGCGTCGCGGACATCAAGGACGGGAAGAACTCCGATCAGATCATGACGGCCGTCTACGGGGCCGGGCGCGCCCTGGTCGAGGAGCCGGCCGAGGCGCAAACCCTGGATGCCGGCCTGATGATGTTCGGGCTCCAGAGCAAGAACTACGGCCATTGGCTGCTCGAGTTCGTGCCGCGGATGCTGTGCTTTAACGATCCCGCCTGCCCCGCGGGCTTCCCGATCTGCATCGACGACCACATGCCCGAGACGCACCGGCAGATCGTGGAGCTGCTCGACGAGCGCAACAGGCCGATCCTGCCTCTGCCGGCACGGGCTGTCCGCTTCGAGGAACTCGGGGTCGCCCCGGTCCCGACCTTCTTTCCGTTCGACGCGCGTCCGGGCCTGCCGGTCTACGACGCGGTCTGGCCGAAGGATGTCCTGGGAGGCATGCGGCGCGCGGTGCTCGACAAGCTCGCGGCGCGCGGCGTGGACGTGCGTTCCACCGGGCGGCGGATCTTCCTGTCGCGGAAGGGCTTCACGCAGCGCCAGCTCGTCAACGAGACGGAGATCGCCGGCGCCCTGGCGCGCCACGGATTCGAGGTCGTGTATCCGGAGAAGCTGTCGTTCGTCGAGCAGATCGCGCTGTATCACGCGGCCGACGTGATCGTCGGCTCGGCAAGCTCGGCCCTGACCAACTGCATCTTCTGCAACGACAACGCCCGCGTCGTCGCGCTGATCCACGAGAACCGGTCGTTCAACTTCCGCGGCTACACCAGCATGATCGAATCGAGCGGCGCGAAGGTGCTCTTCATTCGCGGCACGACGGTCGCGGGCGAGAACGCGCATCCGTTCCACGCCAATTACACGGTCACACCCGGACAGGTCCTGCGCGGCCTGGAAAGCGTGGGCGTCGGCCCGTAG
- a CDS encoding aminotransferase class I/II-fold pyridoxal phosphate-dependent enzyme gives MIPVLIPSLPETDAIVPYLRRIDQTHTYSNYGPLSREFTAKLCAFVSERADGAPVAATITGNGTSAIELALRYRIAGRSGRLCLMPGYTFVATAHAAVNVGLEPFFADVDPETLSLTPAIAERALAMAEGDVAAVVVVSPFGAPIDIAAWEAFEATHGIPVVFDAAAATLNLRRVGAQPICVSLHATKALGIGEGGAILTTDTALVEQTTAMTGFGFTTTSRVSEVRGGNYRISEYAAAVGLAVFDGLEARIRQLREASLAYVEGFDRIGVRMQPGFGAQWLTMTVNALFEPAAAKAVTDGFDAAGIQWRRWYGTGCQAHPAFATCRHDGLARTEHAAAGAIGLPFFPAITREQIAEVCGCVERALAAR, from the coding sequence ATGATCCCCGTGCTCATTCCCAGCCTGCCGGAGACGGACGCGATCGTCCCGTATCTCCGCCGGATCGATCAGACGCACACCTACAGCAATTACGGGCCGCTCTCGCGCGAATTCACGGCCAAGCTCTGCGCCTTCGTCTCGGAGCGCGCCGATGGTGCGCCGGTCGCCGCGACGATCACCGGCAACGGCACCAGCGCCATCGAGCTCGCCCTGCGCTACCGCATTGCGGGCCGGTCCGGCCGGCTCTGCCTGATGCCCGGCTACACCTTCGTAGCCACCGCGCATGCGGCGGTGAATGTCGGCCTGGAGCCGTTCTTCGCCGACGTGGATCCCGAGACCCTGTCGCTGACGCCCGCCATCGCCGAGCGGGCGCTCGCGATGGCGGAGGGGGATGTCGCGGCCGTCGTGGTGGTCAGCCCGTTCGGGGCGCCGATCGATATCGCCGCCTGGGAGGCGTTCGAAGCGACCCACGGGATCCCGGTGGTGTTCGACGCCGCCGCGGCCACGCTCAACCTGCGCCGGGTCGGCGCGCAGCCGATCTGCGTCAGCCTGCACGCCACCAAGGCGCTCGGGATCGGGGAGGGTGGCGCGATCCTCACCACCGACACAGCCTTGGTGGAGCAGACCACCGCGATGACCGGGTTCGGCTTCACGACGACCAGCCGGGTCTCGGAGGTGCGCGGCGGCAATTACCGGATCTCCGAATACGCAGCCGCCGTCGGCCTTGCGGTGTTCGACGGCCTGGAGGCGCGCATCCGACAGTTGCGCGAGGCGTCCCTGGCCTATGTCGAGGGTTTTGACCGGATCGGGGTGCGGATGCAGCCCGGCTTCGGAGCTCAGTGGCTGACCATGACGGTCAACGCGCTGTTCGAGCCCGCCGCCGCCAAGGCGGTGACGGACGGCTTCGACGCCGCCGGGATCCAGTGGCGGCGCTGGTACGGCACCGGCTGCCAGGCACATCCCGCCTTCGCCACCTGCCGGCACGACGGTCTGGCGCGGACCGAGCATGCCGCCGCCGGCGCCATCGGGCTGCCGTTCTTCCCGGCGATCACCCGGGAGCAGATCGCGGAGGTCTGCGGCTGCGTGGAGCGGGCGCTGGCAGCCCGCTGA
- a CDS encoding acetyltransferase — protein sequence MTVRLVLYGAGALAREIVDALKRLNAHETAIELQASIVDPGIDAPETFRGTPVVRDVRTFAGDDSLRFVVALGEPGPRARAVAHLRAEIGARFATIIDPGALIGASSRIGSGAVILGHSSITADAQIGDHVLVNPGCTVAHDDVLEDFATLSPGVHLAGHVQVGEGAFLGTGACVIPKIRIGAHALVGAGAVVIRNVAPGQTVFGNPARALPARPPRRA from the coding sequence ATGACGGTCCGCCTCGTCCTCTACGGAGCGGGCGCCCTCGCCCGCGAGATCGTCGATGCCCTGAAGCGCCTGAACGCGCACGAGACCGCGATCGAGCTGCAGGCGAGCATCGTCGATCCCGGCATCGATGCGCCGGAGACCTTCCGCGGAACGCCGGTTGTCCGGGATGTCCGCACATTCGCGGGAGACGACAGCCTCCGCTTCGTCGTGGCCCTCGGCGAGCCCGGTCCCCGGGCCCGGGCGGTGGCGCATCTGCGCGCGGAGATCGGCGCGCGCTTCGCCACGATCATCGATCCCGGGGCGCTGATCGGTGCGAGCAGCCGCATCGGCTCGGGCGCGGTGATCCTCGGCCATTCCTCGATCACGGCGGATGCGCAGATCGGCGACCACGTGCTGGTCAATCCGGGCTGCACCGTCGCCCATGACGACGTGCTGGAGGATTTCGCGACGCTGAGCCCCGGCGTCCACTTGGCCGGGCATGTCCAGGTCGGGGAGGGGGCGTTCCTCGGTACGGGCGCCTGCGTGATCCCGAAGATCCGGATCGGCGCGCATGCCCTGGTCGGGGCCGGGGCCGTGGTGATCCGGAACGTGGCGCCGGGCCAGACGGTGTTCGGCAATCCCGCACGCGCCTTGCCGGCCCGACCACCGCGGCGCGCCTGA